In Larimichthys crocea isolate SSNF chromosome VII, L_crocea_2.0, whole genome shotgun sequence, the genomic stretch ATAAACCACACCCACCCTCAGATGAATGGCACCGCGCCTGGCCAACCGGCTGCCACCATCGTTGGTAAACAGACAGCTGTGAGCACCCAAATGGTGGCCCACCACCCTCAGCTGGTGGGTCAGACGGTGCTCAATCCTGTGACAATGGTGACCATGCCCTCCTTCCCCATCAGCACTCTGAAGCTGGCCTGAACACTGCCAACAGGACCACCATGCTGGACGCGGAGACGCCCCCTCGATAGGGGAGAACCACAGGCCTCAGACCAGGTCATTGACGAGGCTACAGTGAGGGCAGGAGAGCTGCTGGACACCTCGCTGATCCACAAGAGTCTCACTATCATTCAGAAGCACTGCAGCTGATATAATCGCCGGGAACATTCCTCAGACAAAATGCAAACCTCTTTCAATACTAGTCAACCACAGCGACCTGGATGATCCTAAATTTAGGACGTGTCAGGCTGAATGTGGTTGATAATCAtgttgagagtgtgtgtggcagtgtaCAGTGGGTAGGTGTGTCGTTTCAGACCTCCGTTGTTGCAGATAATGGAGCAGTTAGTCAATTTCACATGAGATTTACAGCTTCTTACAGGGAAATGTTGCGCTGCGTCCATGACAGCAGCCTGTTACAGTCTTAATGTAGGTTCCCGGGCTGGTAGCTTGTCTCCCCCGCTATCACTGTGACTGCTGTGGATTAACAAATATCAGATCATGTACTCGAGAGGCTACATTGGGTTTTGAGGGCTGTGGCAGTGTAGGATCAGAGTGCTCAACCCGCCATAACCACCAGCACATTAGGAATGTGATTTAGAGgagctcctcctctccatcagaGGCACATGCTGCACGACTGAAGCGAAACCACGGACTGAACTCGCGCTCCTGAACCGGAGCTGCAGTCCTCAGTGATGGTGCATACAGCAATAGCTCCCTCTGCTGGATTATTGTGTTCAGTGTAACACTACTATCCCCATGACGATGAGTTTTGACAGGGTTTCGTTCCTGATCTCTAGTTTGTCCTTCAAACATACTCACGAGTGTACACTGAGCACAATTACAAAGTAGCGTTTTAGGATcaagttatgtttttgtcatagctgctaatatattttaaaatatctttcgCCAAATAGAATCACTTTGTACATTGACATGCCTctccccacacacatacacacaccacaacagacagtagtgtgtgtttaaacGTCTGAGATAAAACCTCAATGTCAAATCAGATGCTACACAGTGAACGGAGTTGAATGTGAATACATAAAAGGTCCATTAAATATAGTAAAGCGGGTTTCTATGGTGACTCAAAGGGCAAATGGTTGTaggatgtgtgtttgcatgctgtgAATGAATTTGTTAATTCAGTGATCGTGTTTGAAAGTGAGGACCCATGACagtgctgtctgtctttgtcaagTTGCAGTAGGGATGTACAAACGCTCTGTCATTCATAATTTCGGGTTGGGATCACTATGAAGTGATTTCTGCCACAAATTCAATcattgtctgtgtttcttttcttttcttttttctccaaaGTTAGCACTGTGAACATTTCTATTAGTTTCAATGAGCAGCAGACCTGCAGTTAATCATAGCACTTGCTAAAATGGCAACATGCTGTGCTCTCCTAATTTAATCTGAATGTACTGACCTGTGAAAGGATGTTTAGTATCGCACTCATCAGAAGTTAAGAagcccttttttaaaaaaacaaaaaataaataaatgtgactaCTTTCAGTATCACGTGTAAGTaaagtgtaacatttaaaaccaaCTTTGTATTTTAAGATTTACTGTTGCTTGTTTCATCTGGAGAATAACTTCTGTTCAGTGTAAAATTGACaatatagatgtttttttttctgggaccATGTACAGTGCTGTATATCAGGGGGTGACGACTACACAGACCTCTTCCCACATTGATATCACATTTGGCCACTTTGGAAAGTATTCaccctttatttttttatgtattttgttctGACACAGTATGATTATTTTATGCAAATTATCCTTATCAAATGCATTCTGAAATCAtattgtaacaaaacaaaaagtgtaaaaatggaCAGGGATTCAGATACTTAAAGAAGCAACAATATACTCGTCTGTTTTCCCTATGGAGAAAGTTTAAGTTGTGTATATAGCCTGTAAATGTTGGGCTGCATTTAGATCTAACTGTATCATGTaaaaatttataaaaaaaaagatacttaaTAAATTGTATTATGTTTACAAATGACCCTTGTTTATTGCTTTTAACCAAATGGTACAAACTCTAATTTATAttgcagaaatacaaaaatgaaGAACAGTAAAATGGAGGTTTTTATGGTTATTTAGAGTagatattttacttattttcatGAGTTCAGAGAAGACTGAAGTGATGATCACAAGTTGACTATTAATTGACTATTTGTTGAAGCTctactgttttaatttaatattttctctAACTAGAAACCATAGACAATGTCACACATAAGCTCAGTTTGGCAAATTGGGTACACCTGGCTTAAACTCAGTGAGGTAATATTTTGTTCACACCATTTTAATGGTACAgtaaatattacaaacacatcTCTGTATGACACAATACAGTTCAACAGCTAAAAATTTAAAGAAGAACCAGTAAAGTGTCAGCAACTGTTGACTCGTGTTACAATGGCTAAAAAGCAAATCTATTTTATTGCTAATGATACAATACAGATTTgagaagaagaattaaaaagGTTTATCTGAACAAGGAAATGTTCGACAAAAGCTAGTAACTAGTACTTAACTACTGCCGTTACCTAgcaacacacagtgtgtgcctTCAAGTCAAAACTCTGGAAATAAAAGTCTGGGTACACCTAGCTAAAACTAATAATGCTGAGACAAGCTGCCACCTTATAAATCACCTTAGAGCGTTATTTGCCGTAATACTTGATGAGAAAGATGTTTAATTTGCTAATTAGTATAAAAAACAGGctagcagaaataaaaaaatatgagtaAGAATTGActtacaggttttttttttcatgtagcTTCATCTGTGGCCTCTGATGGCGTTAGATAACCGTCCTCAGTTTATTCACACTGAAATATGTGCACATTGCTGCAATACAGATTTGCTTTGGGAAGAACAAACACGTTTATCTAAACATGTCATGGGAGACAGCCGTTACCTAGCAACACATGACGGGGGCGGGGCTACACAAGTGCCTGCCAGACAAAACTCGGGGAATAAACAAATCTAGGCCAGATTAAAATCAAGGCACAAAGTTTTTACAGCATAAAGCAAAACCCAGTGTCTGATGGAGACATGAAATTATACTTGTATTTTATTACAATATTAGAATTTGTACATATTGTCCTCCCCATACGCATTTCATTTATAAATTTATTACATAAATATACTCCAAAAAGTAGaataacaaaagacaaatttaatataaaacaaattcagaAACAAAAGTAATACCTGACTCCAGGACAAAAGCTCGaggaatgtatttttttatatacataacAAAGGTCACACAACATGGCAGAGTCATTTAATTTCCAAAAAAGGGGGGTTCATACTTggaacataaaaataattagcAAGAGGATCAAGTTTATACAATAATTTGGATCATTACTCTtggctttgactttttttttttttttccaaaacaatttTCTCCATGTCAgtacaaaaaagaaattcacACTAAAGGAAAATTCAAAATTTAGGACAGGTTTGTCATTGTTGGCTTTGGTTATAAGATAAACATTAAGGTTAGCACACATCCAACTTATGAAGGTATAATTATAACCAACCAAaatcgaaaaaaaaaagcccacctCTTCTCAATATATTTTCCAACAATTAAGTAGCTACATATTTCCATTGCCTTAATAATAACCCGGTGATCACTTAATTGATCTGCAAATCGAGTAACCttcacaacaacacatgcaaaaataaatacaccacATGGCGACCCTTCCCTCGGACACTCACCTCATGCAAACTTATGGGTCCTGTCTTATCAAAGGTGTCATCAGCTCTCACATGTGAACTGTGGATGGTCATGATCAGCCCTCATGAGATGAACTGACTTTGACACAACTCTGTTTTTGGGGAATCCTCCAAACAATAAAGCTTTGTCATGTAAAAAGTTAGACTATTTTTAAATGTCGATATGGCAATCGGTAAGCATTGCAGTGAGTTAAGACTGGCCAACATTGAGCGGTGCCACTAACATCCATGCTGTCAGGCAGCAGAGGTGGCGACTATGATAAACATGCAGACGAGCCGataaaaaataagtttaaatgGATCAAAACAATCACTCACATAAAGATTAAACTGACAGGAAGCTCAGCTGAAGGGAAACAATCATCCATACATGTCTATCAGTGTAGAAGGGTGTcgttaaataaaaccagaaacacATACGAGATAAACAGTAGAACAAATGTTTGTGAGTGTAATAtagaaaattaaattattacagtatatatgcaTGTTGACCTATAGAGAtagtaaaaataaacacttgcaccagaaaaatgtgcttaaaatatCTGAACAGGTCAGCACATGTAGACCTTATATCAGAccttatgtaaaaaaaataaaataaaacaacataaaacaaccCTGTGATCAAGTGGCTAAATGAAGTTCAGATATTGAAAAATCACTCTGCTTACCATTACAGACAACTAAACAAACCCTCAAACTAGAGATGAGTTATTCAAACCGACAACAAAcctttttaattagtttaaagttttgacagaggagaaaacagtAGAGTGGAGGGTCGAAGTGTTTTGCAGCCGTGGTTTTAAATAATGAGGGAGACTCTGGAGAGGATAAAGGGAGTCGTCGAGCTGCAAATGTCAGAACATCTTACCACCTCCTCGCAGGTCCCTGATCCATGTGTAACGTGCTATTGATGAGGTTGAGTGGTGTTTGGGTGGGCACGTAGGGATGTCAATGTCCTAGAGAGGAATAAAGGTTTCCtgggtgtttcttttttttattttttatcccagttaaagagagagagtgtgactGTTGTCCTTATGTTAATAGGCGTCTTTCTGAGCGTGCATTTGATCCTGGATCCTCTGCAGCATGTCCTGCATCCGCCGCAGCTGTGAAGAGAGAGGACACAAGTGTTAGTTAATCCCACGGCGCAGCTAATTAtgtacacacaacaacaaatcaataaCACTCGGGGgatcagtttgttttctcttgatCACGTGACCTGTGCTGAATGGACTAAAGCTCCTCCACCTTCACTACACAGTATTTAATATTAGAAAATCAGCTTTTCAGGATATGAATATATAGACATAACAGTTTCCTGGAGAACTATTAATCACTTGGAGTTCTTTAGTTTTAGGGAGATCAAACTGAAATACTTGTTGTTTTAGATTGATCGTTGATTGAACATTTGTTAGAAACACTGAAAGCGCTCATGTTAAGAGTCTACATTCGTGTTGGGGTGTGATTGTGCTTTTTGTCGCACACTAGGTGTCAAATTCTCAAAATATTCTCCTTTCTGCACTTTGCCAACACACAGATTCTGTAAAGGTTATTGTCATTATCGATGACCCTGACAACTGACATCAGGAAACAGCACCCACTGTTGTCCAAACAACATCCAAACACCCcagaatattcattttaatatattttaaaacaagacaagcaacaaaatgtcacatttaagaagctggaaccatGAAATTTGATGATCAAAATAGCGGCAGATTAAGTTTCTGTCAATCGACTCGTAgattaatcgactaattgttGCATGTTTAACCACTTTCTAATgttggtaacacacacacaacaacaacaaacaaaaaaacaactgagaaGAAATTATCTCTTTATtgctcaaaataaaacagctttagTTGGGGAAAGGAACCGATGTATCATCTGCTCAGTTTATGCCTGATCAGTTCATCTTTAGTTACCTTAACTGGAAAGTAATCACAGTGGCTGGGCTCAAACTGTATgtgaaaaaatttaaatattaggAATCTAAAATCTAACTATCTAATGGTATTTCCTCTATTTTTTCTGTTGAATTTCCTGACAGAGAAacaatttatattatatttcctaATACTTTTATTTAGCCCTTAAAcataattattgatgcattttaaCAATATTAGTATGTTAGCTTAGGTGTTTGCACTGCACGTTTAACCTGCCATGGAACAAGTTGTACTAACACAGGGTTCATATTATGAAACTTAGGGTGTTTAGCCTGGGAATTTTTGGGAACAATGACCTCCAAGGATTTTCACTTCAGCTTCAGGTTAAAAGTGTAATGTCATCATGACACCACGAGTATTTAACATATTCAGAGATTCCAACAGGATGTAACTCTAGCTTTATGAGTACGTGCATGTATGAAATAGACCCAATCATGCCTTCAGTGCATGATTTTTATTCCTACCCACAACTCAAAGGTCCAAAGGACGTGCAGGGACAGAGGAGGCGAGGTTTGAATGTCTAATTACACCAGTTCATGTTTTGTGAGGCTACTCATTGTCAGTCCCAGAAAACATGACCCGAGTGTGCGTCAAAGAATACTTCTGTGAGCTACAGACACTCAGAGGGCTTCATCGCCTTTATGATCTGAGTGTGTCTCTGGGTTGGGCTGAGGGTCTGAGTGCTCGTGGTGGTCAGAATTGTGTTCAGACGCTGAGTGCTCGTGATCATGTTGGTGGTGCGAGTCCAGTTTGTGGTCGCGATGCCGTACCTCCTCGTCTTTCTCTCGGATGAGCTTTTCTGTGTCGTTGTCCGCCACTCCAGGCACCATGGGGATGGGGAAGTCTGTGCCGCTCTCCCTGGTTAGTTTACTGCAGAGAGATACACGTTGTCGAGAAGTTCAACTTTTAAcgtttgaagtttgttttttggaaaaggCTCAAAATTACTGTTGACTTTACTATTTTTTATCACAAGAGGTGAGGCTAAAATGCTTGGtgaacatgaatatatataaacatacttTGCATCTGTGGAGATATTAGTGTCCAGACATCAATATCAGACCCCAGGTCAAGTCTACTTTTTACAATCATCATCACTAGCTCAAAAACTATCATCTCCACAACATGCAGAGTAGTCTTCATCAGACACTTGAGCGTACTTGCGGTTGCGTTCCTTCACAACCATGCGGGTCATGCTCTGGATGCAATGGGCTCTGTAGTTCTCATAGTGAGTCTCCCGGGTCACGTCCTTCAGATCTTGCATATGCGTGCGAACGAGCATGTTCCTCAGCTTCACGAAATCACAATGCGCCGAGTTCTCCACTGCAAACCACAACTTGAGGATCAGTTTCAACAATATATATCAAGCATTCTTCAAAAACTTGTGATGTGAGGAGGTCGGGCTTACCCTCTACGATGCCCCAGGGGTAGAGACGGCCTCGCACCCTCTTCCCTTTGGCCTCCACCACCGTGTTGCTGCCAATTACTGCAAAGGGGATGCTTTCCTTGTTGGGAGAACAGAAAGGATCATGaaattaaaacagtgtttgGCAGTGGAGGGTGTAGATGATTGTTGAGGAAGGAGCAGAGAGTGGTGCATTGCAGacgtgtttgttgttgttattgtgcaCATTTCTGCTGGCTCTCATTTGAATCTATACATGATATTTTCTAATCATAAATAACTTCCTTAATTTCTAATCCTTCTTATTCATTATgtaaatccatccatcttttattccctttcttcatttctctgctgcagctaaCACAGTGCTCTTATCAGAGGCTACTCAAGGACAGAGAGATGTACTGGCATTCTGACAGTGGCCTTGCTGTCAGCTTATGATGCCAGCAGAGCAAAGAACGGTTGATTCATCACGACTGTGCAGTCAGTTGTGGACAGACTGCCAAGGTCTTTTATTATATGGTCTGTATattcattttcacttcattcagTTAACTGGATAATCTTTTGTGGGCTCAAAACAAGCTGTTTTGTAAATTTAAATCctgctaaataaaaaataaatgtgtcacgGTACACTTTCTATAAGTGTTATGTCTAATGGCTTAAATGATCCATGTGAGCACCCAGGTTTCCAGATGCAAAACCCCCTTATTCATACACAGCAGGCGAAacgaaaaaataaataaagaacactagaaagacaaaacaaacgaCACCTGACAGCTCTGACTCTCACCTTCAACTCGGTATCCTGCTGTTTAAATTCTTCATCTTCGTCAGAGTCACAGTCGGGGAACTGGTATATCTTGATACCGTACTGCTCAATCTCTTCTCGGATCTATGGGGAAACACACAAAGGAGAAAGTCCAGAGTGAATATATGAATTTTAACTGTAAGAGTGCCAAGAATTTGATCGGTAGTGATATAAGTGGAGTTTATTTGTTCACTAAGAATCTGATAAATGAGTTGTGTGAGTATCTGCTTTGAAGCTACAGTTTCATTTATATACAGACTTgccttgattttctttttcttgaccTCAGTGGGGGTGAGTGTGTCTGCTTTGGCCAAGATGGGGACAATGTTCACCTTCTCATGCAGAGCTTTCATGAATTCCACATCCAAAGGCCGGAGGCTGGAAGAAATACGAAACATATGTACGCATTGAGTACAAAGAGGCACGATACTACCCTCAAGGGAGCACAGAGAGCACCATCTGATTATTTGCAGATTACAGATGAAGCCTATGGTTTTGAGGTGATATTTTGAACTGTTAGATATTTTGTCTGTCAGTAAGAGATGTTGTGATCACGAGTAATTTATCTTGGTGATGTTTGTCTATCAGTAAACATGCTCGTCTTTAGCAGACTGATTCGGTATATGAACATACTATTTAAGACACACAATGATGTCTCTGATCAGGATTGCTCTTTAAGTGACCTCTCGGGGTGGAGTAATGCCTGAAGCTCATCAACAGAGGGCGCAGTCTCTCCATCACTGTGGCTTTAATAGTGCACTGCAGCATTACTCTGGGTTTatggtgtgtttgttctttaatgGGCACGGTGAAACGGAAAACAGTGCATGTGCACAAATGCGGTGAAAAGTACAACATCAGCACTCGGCACAAACAATTGATTAGAGCGAAAGCGCTGCAGCTGATGTAAATTCACCCGAAGGCAGCTGAGAACTGCTTTAACTCTCAGCAGGAGCTCGCTGCATAAACAATTCATAGAGCTGAATGCACTGCAAGTAAATACTGGTGCACTGCTAGATATTTACTATAAATCTCAGTGAGTCAGGTGGATGTGTATGAGCCTGCAAGTTGCTGTGATATACTGTAATGTAGGTAAAGTAAACGAGCACAGACAGGGGTTAATATCCCCCATTATTTGGAGACTAACTAGAGCACTGCAGATCTGTCATACCCGTGACCAAACGGTGAGATGAAATAAAGGCAGCAGTGTACGCGGTTGTCCTGGATGTTCTTGCGGTTGAGGCCACTCTCGTCCCTGAAATATTGCTCAAACTGCTGGTCGATGTAGTCAGCCACCGACTT encodes the following:
- the LOC104935458 gene encoding septin-4 isoform X3, whose amino-acid sequence is MMVWQTSRCWDQDKEYVGFATLPNQVHRKSVKKGFDFTLMVAGESGLGKSTLVNSLFLTDLYKDRKLLNAEERITQTVEITKHTVDIEEKGVKLKLTIVDTPGFGDAVNNTECWKSVADYIDQQFEQYFRDESGLNRKNIQDNRVHCCLYFISPFGHGLRPLDVEFMKALHEKVNIVPILAKADTLTPTEVKKKKIKIREEIEQYGIKIYQFPDCDSDEDEEFKQQDTELKESIPFAVIGSNTVVEAKGKRVRGRLYPWGIVEVENSAHCDFVKLRNMLVRTHMQDLKDVTRETHYENYRAHCIQSMTRMVVKERNRNKLTRESGTDFPIPMVPGVADNDTEKLIREKDEELRRMQDMLQRIQDQMHAQKDAY
- the LOC104935458 gene encoding septin-4 isoform X2, coding for MAANSETNSDTEDQDKEYVGFATLPNQVHRKSVKKGFDFTLMVAGESGLGKSTLVNSLFLTDLYKDRKLLNAEERITQTVEITKHTVDIEEKGVKLKLTIVDTPGFGDAVNNTECWKSVADYIDQQFEQYFRDESGLNRKNIQDNRVHCCLYFISPFGHGLRPLDVEFMKALHEKVNIVPILAKADTLTPTEVKKKKIKIREEIEQYGIKIYQFPDCDSDEDEEFKQQDTELKESIPFAVIGSNTVVEAKGKRVRGRLYPWGIVEVENSAHCDFVKLRNMLVRTHMQDLKDVTRETHYENYRAHCIQSMTRMVVKERNRNKLTRESGTDFPIPMVPGVADNDTEKLIREKDEELRRMQDMLQRIQDQMHAQKDAY
- the LOC104935458 gene encoding septin-4 isoform X4 → MDQDKEYVGFATLPNQVHRKSVKKGFDFTLMVAGESGLGKSTLVNSLFLTDLYKDRKLLNAEERITQTVEITKHTVDIEEKGVKLKLTIVDTPGFGDAVNNTECWKSVADYIDQQFEQYFRDESGLNRKNIQDNRVHCCLYFISPFGHGLRPLDVEFMKALHEKVNIVPILAKADTLTPTEVKKKKIKIREEIEQYGIKIYQFPDCDSDEDEEFKQQDTELKESIPFAVIGSNTVVEAKGKRVRGRLYPWGIVEVENSAHCDFVKLRNMLVRTHMQDLKDVTRETHYENYRAHCIQSMTRMVVKERNRNKLTRESGTDFPIPMVPGVADNDTEKLIREKDEELRRMQDMLQRIQDQMHAQKDAY
- the LOC104935458 gene encoding septin-4 isoform X1, encoding MENSSSNNRFRSAMFNHDDEDQDKEYVGFATLPNQVHRKSVKKGFDFTLMVAGESGLGKSTLVNSLFLTDLYKDRKLLNAEERITQTVEITKHTVDIEEKGVKLKLTIVDTPGFGDAVNNTECWKSVADYIDQQFEQYFRDESGLNRKNIQDNRVHCCLYFISPFGHGLRPLDVEFMKALHEKVNIVPILAKADTLTPTEVKKKKIKIREEIEQYGIKIYQFPDCDSDEDEEFKQQDTELKESIPFAVIGSNTVVEAKGKRVRGRLYPWGIVEVENSAHCDFVKLRNMLVRTHMQDLKDVTRETHYENYRAHCIQSMTRMVVKERNRNKLTRESGTDFPIPMVPGVADNDTEKLIREKDEELRRMQDMLQRIQDQMHAQKDAY